One stretch of Arthrobacter polaris DNA includes these proteins:
- the pdxT gene encoding pyridoxal 5'-phosphate synthase glutaminase subunit PdxT: protein MISEPTLNPSSGPTIGILALXGDVREHAKALQECGARVVLVRRPSELAGVEGLIIPGGESTTIDKLSRIFGLREPLQERIASGLPVYGSCAGMILLAQEIADPATDQAGNPQQTFGGLDITVRRNAFGRQKDSFETDLDFHSLAPQGEPEVPLHAVFIRAPWVERVGTGVQVLASVKLPRSAQNDKIDFEVRAVAVRSQYLLATSFHPEVTGERRIHELFIRMIRGEA from the coding sequence GTGATATCTGAGCCCACTTTGAACCCGTCATCCGGACCCACCATTGGCATTCTGGCGTTGCANGGGGACGTCCGGGAACACGCGAAAGCCCTTCAAGAGTGCGGGGCGCGGGTTGTTTTAGTGCGCCGTCCCAGCGAGCTAGCCGGCGTCGAAGGTCTAATTATCCCCGGTGGTGAGTCAACCACCATCGATAAGCTCAGCCGAATCTTTGGTCTGCGCGAGCCGTTGCAAGAGCGAATTGCCAGTGGCTTGCCCGTCTATGGCAGCTGCGCCGGAATGATCCTGCTGGCACAAGAGATCGCAGATCCGGCCACTGATCAAGCAGGGAATCCGCAGCAAACCTTCGGTGGGCTTGACATTACAGTGCGCCGGAACGCTTTTGGCCGCCAGAAAGATTCCTTTGAAACAGACCTGGATTTCCACTCTTTGGCTCCACAAGGTGAGCCTGAGGTTCCGCTGCATGCGGTGTTCATCCGTGCCCCGTGGGTTGAGCGTGTTGGAACGGGNGTTCAGGTGCTGGCGAGTGTGAAACTGCCCCGGTCTGCGCAAAACGATAAGATTGATTTTGAAGTTCGTGCTGTCGCCGTTCGTTCGCAGTATTTGCTGGCCACTTCCTTCCACCCGGAAGTGACTGGTGAGCGCCGCATCCACGAACTGTTTATTCGAATGATTAGAGGAGAAGCGTAA